Genomic segment of Chitinophaga varians:
CGCCATGCAGGCCGAGGCTGCCCGCATTAACCGCATCATGCATCAGTTTGATCCCGTGCTGACCACACAATACAAATCGGCACCGCTCAACCAGCAGTATGCACTCACCTACGGTAACAACTTCAAAGTATTTAAAAAACACCAGGTAGGTATCATTGCCGGCGCCAACTATTACAGCCGCGTAACAGATACCCACGGTGGAGAACTCAACCAGTGGAGCATCTACCAGGGGGTGCTCACCGGCAGCAACGATGTGTACAGTCCGCGGATCATCCCGAACTATATCACCCCTAATAATATTCACCTGGGAAAGTATCTCACGTATAAAGAGAATACCGGTGTTCAAACCCTTAACTATGGATTTCTGGGCGGACTGGCATACCGCTTTAACCCGCAGCACGAAATCAGCATGCAGTACCTGGGCAGCCGTGGCGCGGAAACCAAAGCCACCAACCTCTATGGCGCATATGAGTATACCGGCTTGCCAGGCACCGTCTCTAATATCATCTACTCTCTCAAACAGAGCTACCGTACCCTTAATACTTTTAACCTGCAGGGTGAACACAAGTTCCTGAAAGGGGAATACAGCCCGCGATTGAGTTATAACCTGGCTACTTCCTCTTCCAGTCAGGATGATCCGGATTACCGTTTTGTGAACCTGGCGGACTACAAACCCGTTGGTGGCGGTGCTTATCAGAAGCCTACCCAGATGCCGGGCGGCACTTATGACTGGGCGTATACCCCGGACTTGTACTCCCTGGTGTCCGGCTATGTAAATGGCTATGGTCCTTACGGCATTATCCAGGCCGATCCTAACGGCCGCCGTTTCCGTAAGCTGCATGAAACAAACTATAACTATAAAGCTGATCTGACCATCCCTTTTAAAGTGGCGGGGCTAAGGCAGGAATTTAAAACAGGTGCCAACTATCTGCACCGCAAGCGCGAATTCACAGAGAACGTATTGTTCCTGCCTGGCTCCAATTACTCCGCCAACAAGGCTTTGCCGTTGTATGAAGTAAATGGTGACCTGAACCGCCTCGTAGGTTATGACCGTATCGGTGTGCGTCCGCCGTCTGCTTACAATCCCGAAGGCCAGCCTGTTGTCGGTGGTTTCCTGTATAATATCCAGAAATCCCCCAACAACTATAAAGGGTTTTATGAAACACGCGCTTTCTATGGCATGCTCGACCTGCACCTGACGGACAACCTGCGGCTCACGGGCGGCGTACGTTTCGAGCTGACAGACATCCAGGCCGCGGTAGACACTTCCGGCGTATTCCTCGATCCCTCCATTAGTACGCCCGACAAAGACGGCAACAAAGTGAACCTGGTATATACCGAACCCAACTCCATCTACAAAACAGATTACAAGCCTTACTATTCTGCTAACCTGACTTATACACTGAACAAGAAAATGAATTTCCGCCTGGGCTACAGCAATTCCCTGGCGCGTCCGGAACTACGGGAACTGACCAACGTTTTTGACTTCGATCCGTTCCAGTTTGCGTTGGTAGTAGGCAACCCGAAACTGAAAAACCAGCTGACCACCAATTACGATTTCCGTTGGGAATGGTTCCCTTCCGCCGGAGAGGTGTTGTCTGCTTCTGTTTTTTATAAAGAGATCGATAACCAGCTGACGAAAGTATATAAACAACAGACTTCCGGTCTGGATGCACGTTTCCCGGAATTCCCCGCTATTGAGTTCCAGAACGATCCTAACAAAGGACGCGTATACGGGATAGAGCTGGAAGCCGTAAAGAATCTGGGCACCCTGGTGCCGGCGCTCAACCACTTTAACCTGGGCGCCAACCTATTGCTCGCGCAAAGCGAAATCAAAAAGACAGCAGAAAGAATGCAGGCCTCACAGGCGCTGGACCGCCGCGCGCCGTCCAACAGCCCGTTGTTTGAACAGGCCCCTTATTCCATTAACGTGTTCCTCAACTATTTCAACAGCAAGTCAGGTACCGATGTGACTACGACGTTCAACATGGTGGGAGAGCGGTTGATACAGGTGAACCTCGATGGTACGCCTGACCTGTACACCAGGCCCAATCCTGTCCTGGACTTCGTGCTGAGCCAGCGTATCTACAAACGCCTGATGTTTAAAGGGTATGCCAAAAACATCCTGGACCGTCCGTTGCAGGAAGTGTATGCCAACCCCAACACCGGTGGCAAATACTACGGAAAAGAGTATATCCGCCGCAGTTACAAACGCGGTACCGAGATCATGCTGGGACTGAGCTACACCCTGTAAATACTAACTGAAACAAGCTAATCTGAATACAATGAAAAGATGCTTACACACGGTGATGTTGTACCTGTTGAGTGCCGGCGTATTGACGTCCTGCACCAAAAAAGAGGACTTTACGTATGACAACCGCGTTAATCCGCAGGCCGATGCAGCTTCCAGCGTTCGTATTGTGAACCTGCGCGGGGCCACGGAGCTGATGGTGAATGGAAAGCAGCTGTCTGCTTTTATGTTGCCCAATTATGAGGGTTACTATGATGAAAACACCACGAAGGGCACGCCTTTTTTCCCGGAAACGGGCCGTATGGGCCTTACCTATACCATCCCGCAACAATTTGTTAGTGCTGATGGAACGGTGAAGGATATACGTTTTGCATCCTTTGTACGTAGTTTCTCGCTGGCGCTGACCAGAGGTTTTGTGGCGAAGGATGATTTTAACCATCCGGTGGATTATTACTTCACTTATTTCGCGCCTAATACCGGGCAATTGACGGATTCATTGTTTGCTATTCCACGCTCAGTATCACCGCCGGCGAACCCGGAGCACTGTAAAGTGCGGCTGTTGAACCTCAGCTCTTCCAGCGCAGCCTTCGGCGGCAATATGCGCGTAGTGTGGGCTGATGGCACAACAGTAGCCGGACTGGATAATATTGGAGTGGGACAGTATTCCGAATATGTGGAACTGCCTTACGGCACTTATCAGTTGAAGGTAATGGCCATGGACGGTCAAATGGTGCCGGGCGTAGGAGGCAGCACGCAGGAGTTCAACGTGATCAACCCACCGACGGGCACCATCATGTTACCTGGCGTAAAAGCCAAGCCCCGTGTAAACGGTTTTGTGGACAGCAAGCTCACCTTCGCACCGTTAAAGACTTATCAGCCAGGGGGTGTGTATACCATTGTGGTAGCCGATCAGCCCAGTTTCCGTTATCCTACCGGTAGTGACAATGGCGAAACTTATCCCGGCAAAAACAATGCTTTCCGCATCATCGCTGATGCAGAGCCGCAAAACAATACCTATGCCCGGTTACAGGCTGTCAATGTGCTGCCTGGCAAATCTGTCAGCGTATCGGTGGATGGAAATATGTTGGGCAATGCCCTCTCTTTTTCAGCAGCTTCCGCTTTTAAACCATATATAACGGGCATGCACGTGGTAAAAGTGACCGACGCCGCCGGCACGGCACTGACCGACAGTACGGTGTCGCTGATACCGGGTGATAATAATACGATATGGGTATATGAAAAAAACGGTAAAGCGGCGATCAGCATAGTGGCCAATAACCTGAGCAACACCTTTTATTCCGGCGCCACGGAAGATGGCAGCTACAGCACTACTAAAATCGAATTCCCCAGCTGGATACGCTTTATGAATTTCTGTCCTGATCTGCCGGAAGCCACTTTCACAACAGATGACGGGCAGGTGCTGGGTACTACGCTTGCCGGTCAGCGCCTGCAACTGGGTGTCCCGGTGGTGAAGAACCCTTACGTGATGCTGGATGCCAATTTTTATCAAAGCGTGCTGGCCTATGCGTCTGCGGAAAATGTGATACCGGGCAACTGGCTGCGGGAGGTTACACCACTGCGGAGCCGTGATTTTATCGCCCGCCCGGAACTGTATCCTGCCGGACGTTCGCCTATCAGCGAAACCGGTGTATATACCGTGGCACTGGTCGGCAACCTCAATACCAGCAAGCCGGGAAGCGAAAAGGCCCGGATGATCATCATCAAACATAATCAGTAACATGAATAACAGAATTATCCTTTTGCTTTTACTGTGGATAGCTGTGGGTGCGGCCTGCCGGAAAACGGAATACACCACCATTGCCGAGCCGGCCTACCTGCGGATATTCAATAACCTGGACTATAATATCACTGTTGACAACAAGGAAGCGCCGCAACCGTTCCTCACGTTCCTGCTGGACCCTGAGCTGGATGCAGGTGGCATTCCCGTTGCCGCCAAAGCTACCGGTGATTTCCTCGATAAACGCGCCGCATGGGCAAGGCCTTATCCGGATGCGGTCAACACCACGCTGTTTCAGACAGAGTATCCCGGCAGTGCCAAAGTATTGGCCGGCCCGGTGCTGAATGGCTACGACCTGTCCAGCTGGGCACAGGTGCCCGCAGGCAAACACCGCGTGATGTTCATCAGCCGTCCCATCAGCGAGGTGCCCTTCTTTCAGCTGCCGAAAGACCTGCGCAGCCAGGTCATCATTGATACCACCATTGACTTCGGCAGCAGGGAAGTATATACCATGCACGTACTGGAAAAAGATGTAGATACTAAAACACCGGGTATCTATGTACGAAAGGAGACATTTATCAACCAGCCTTTTTCTGATTCGATGGTATATGTCAATTTCTATAACCTCAGTTCTTCAGGATTTTTTGAACGCGGAAAATTGCGAAACAATTCCGAAGTCTTTAACCTGAAGATACGGGACACCATGAATGTGTATTATTCACTGGGCAAGGTCAATGAGCAGAACCGTCCCTTGCCTGTTGCTGGTCATATAGGTGTACTGATGGACAAGGTAGTGCGCTCCCATGACCCGGCCGTACATCCGTATTACAGCTTTCCGCTGTTCCCGGA
This window contains:
- a CDS encoding TonB-dependent receptor domain-containing protein, producing the protein MKEKILPGLKQTGWRWVCSLALVLSFLTTAAAQDNALAKKISVSFKNEGLVRCLEMVQQRGGVTFFYNPAEVNATGKKYNIGFDNKSVQEVVVYLLQGTGLEFEMADNKKIVIRKAQPKTETPRKWRTVSGVVRDAKKNMPIGGAEILVQSNGNHLTADAGGRFTVEVKDTVDVLVVYFVGYATRMVKVGASKALDIHIQPDSKTLGGVTVEARRRTNTEASLLNDRKNAAVISDGISAQNIERTASITTTQALQRVSGVTITDEKYVAIRGLGDRSVIGQLNGVRLASSDPDRSAIPLDLVPSSLLDNITVYKSSTPDKPADASAGIVELKTKSIPDRETFNITIQSGFNTQVGLGGKMNSFYNSESGFLGGKIKSKGLSDEFQALAKQYPNGLREIQDKIAFSRNDPAMQAEAARINRIMHQFDPVLTTQYKSAPLNQQYALTYGNNFKVFKKHQVGIIAGANYYSRVTDTHGGELNQWSIYQGVLTGSNDVYSPRIIPNYITPNNIHLGKYLTYKENTGVQTLNYGFLGGLAYRFNPQHEISMQYLGSRGAETKATNLYGAYEYTGLPGTVSNIIYSLKQSYRTLNTFNLQGEHKFLKGEYSPRLSYNLATSSSSQDDPDYRFVNLADYKPVGGGAYQKPTQMPGGTYDWAYTPDLYSLVSGYVNGYGPYGIIQADPNGRRFRKLHETNYNYKADLTIPFKVAGLRQEFKTGANYLHRKREFTENVLFLPGSNYSANKALPLYEVNGDLNRLVGYDRIGVRPPSAYNPEGQPVVGGFLYNIQKSPNNYKGFYETRAFYGMLDLHLTDNLRLTGGVRFELTDIQAAVDTSGVFLDPSISTPDKDGNKVNLVYTEPNSIYKTDYKPYYSANLTYTLNKKMNFRLGYSNSLARPELRELTNVFDFDPFQFALVVGNPKLKNQLTTNYDFRWEWFPSAGEVLSASVFYKEIDNQLTKVYKQQTSGLDARFPEFPAIEFQNDPNKGRVYGIELEAVKNLGTLVPALNHFNLGANLLLAQSEIKKTAERMQASQALDRRAPSNSPLFEQAPYSINVFLNYFNSKSGTDVTTTFNMVGERLIQVNLDGTPDLYTRPNPVLDFVLSQRIYKRLMFKGYAKNILDRPLQEVYANPNTGGKYYGKEYIRRSYKRGTEIMLGLSYTL
- a CDS encoding DUF4397 domain-containing protein; translated protein: MKRCLHTVMLYLLSAGVLTSCTKKEDFTYDNRVNPQADAASSVRIVNLRGATELMVNGKQLSAFMLPNYEGYYDENTTKGTPFFPETGRMGLTYTIPQQFVSADGTVKDIRFASFVRSFSLALTRGFVAKDDFNHPVDYYFTYFAPNTGQLTDSLFAIPRSVSPPANPEHCKVRLLNLSSSSAAFGGNMRVVWADGTTVAGLDNIGVGQYSEYVELPYGTYQLKVMAMDGQMVPGVGGSTQEFNVINPPTGTIMLPGVKAKPRVNGFVDSKLTFAPLKTYQPGGVYTIVVADQPSFRYPTGSDNGETYPGKNNAFRIIADAEPQNNTYARLQAVNVLPGKSVSVSVDGNMLGNALSFSAASAFKPYITGMHVVKVTDAAGTALTDSTVSLIPGDNNTIWVYEKNGKAAISIVANNLSNTFYSGATEDGSYSTTKIEFPSWIRFMNFCPDLPEATFTTDDGQVLGTTLAGQRLQLGVPVVKNPYVMLDANFYQSVLAYASAENVIPGNWLREVTPLRSRDFIARPELYPAGRSPISETGVYTVALVGNLNTSKPGSEKARMIIIKHNQ